The sequence ATCGAGCCGCGCCATCTGCTCGTGCTGCCCGCCGCGTAAGCACGGGCTACCTCATTCATTCATTCAACGGAGAATCACGATGTCTGCACGCCGCCTCTTCCTCCATGCGATGCGCCGCCGCCTGCTGGCGCTCTGCGCGTTCGCGACGCTCGCGCCGGCGCTCGCCCACGCCGCGCCGCTGTATCCCGGCGAGGACGCACTGTACGAAAAGGCCGCCGACGAAGGGCTCGTCGTATCGTTCGACACGGGCCCGGAATGGGCGAACTGGAAATCGCTGTTCGCCGAATTCCGCAAACGCTACCCGAAGGTCGAGATCACCTACAACGACATCGGCTCGGCGGCGACGGTCGTCGCGCTCGACAAGTCGCGGCGGCGCCCGCAGGCCGATACCGCGTACTACTTCGCCGCGTCGGCGCTCGATGCTACGGCCAAGGACGTGGTCGCCCCGTTCAAGCCGGTCAATTTCGACAAGCTGCCGGCCGTGTTTCGCGCCGCCGACGGCCGGTGGTTCGCCGTGCATTCGCTGAATATCGCCTTCCTCGTCAACCGGAAGCTCGTCAAGGACGTGCCGCAGCGCTGGTCCGACCTGCTGAAGCCCGAGTACCGCAACGCGGTCGTCTATCTCGATCCGCGCTCGACCGGGCAGGGGCAGGTCGCCGTGTTCGCGGCCGCCTATGCGAGCGGCGGCAGCGTCGACAATCCGAAGCCGGGCGCGGAATTCTTCGGCAAGCTGAAGAATGCGGGCAACGTGCTGCGCGTCGAAGGTACGACGCCGTACGCGAAGTTCGTCAAGGGCGAGATTCCGATCCTGATCGGCTATGAAAACGACGGACTCAAGGCCAAGTACGCGGACGGCATGGGCGATGCGGCTGAAGTCGTGATCCCGCAGGACGGCAGCGTATCGGCACCGTACGCGATGAGTCTCGTGAAGAACGGCCCGAATCCGGCCGCCGCGCAACTGTGGCTCAACCTGGTGATGAGCGATGTCGGCCAGGCGCTGTTCGCGCAGGGCTACGTGCGCCCGGTCGTGCCCGGCACGCCGGTCGCGCGGGAGGTTGCCGCGAAGCTGCCGAACGCGCCGCAGGTGCGTCCGCTCGACGTCGCGAAGGCCGCGACGCGCAAGGCCGAGGTCGACCAGCTCTGGTCGCAGGCCACGCTCGGCAAGTAAGGGGCGCACGATGCGGGTGTCCTCCATGCAGCGCGGCATCCTGCGCCGCTACGGCGCGGTGCCGGCGGCCGGGCTGTTCGCGGTGTGCTTCGTGCTGCCGCTCGCCGCGCTCGTCGGCGCTGCGTTCGACGGTGGTGGCCGAGCGTTCGCCGCGGTATTCGGCGATCCGCTCGTCGCCGACGCGATCGTGCGTTCGCTGGCGCTCGCGATCGGCGCCGGCACGCTGTCCGTCGCCGTCGGCGTGCCGGTCGCGTTCGCGCTGGCCGGGCAGTCGCCGGCGCGGCGCCGCTGGTCGCTCGCACTGCTCGGCGTGCCGCTGGCGTTCTCCGGTCTCGTGATCGCCTACGGCTTCATCCTCGTGTTCGGCCGCGCCGGTTTCGTGACGATGCTGCTTGCGTCGCTCGGCGCGGACCCGACCGTCGTCGGCGGTGCGATCTACTCGATGCCGGGGCTCGCTTTCGCGTACGCGTACTACCTGATCCCGCGCGTCGCGCTGATCCTCTATCCGGCGCTCGCGAATCTCGACCGGCGGCCGCTCGAGGCGGCGCTGACGCTCGGCGCGCGGCCGTGGCGCGCGTGGTTCGACGTCGCGTGGCGCGAGCTGTGGCCGTCGGTCGCGTCGGCGTGGTGCCTCGTGACGGCGATCGCGCTCGGCACGTACGGCACGGCGCTTGCGCTGGCCGGCACGCAGATCAACATCCTGCCGCTGCTGATGTACCTGAAGCTGTCCGACGGACAGACCGATTTCTCGCAGGCCGCCGTGCTGTCGATCGTGCTGACGGCGCTTTGCACCTGTGTTCTTGCATTGGGGGAAGGCCTTGCACGGCAACGACGTCATTGAATGGTCGGAAGCCGCGTGCGATGCGCTCGCGCGGCTCGCGGAACGGCAACGCGGCGCACGGCGGCACCGGATGCCGGTCGGCGTGATCGGGCCGCGCGACGCGACGGAACTGCAGTTGCGCATGGCCGAACGGATTGCGCACGGGCTCGCGGCGGCGGGCGTCGCGCTCGTCGGCGGCGGCAAGCAGGGCGTGATGGAGGCCGCTGCGCGGGGCGCGCATGCGGCGGGCGGGTGTGCGATCGGGCTGCTGCCCGAGGACGATGCGCAGCACGCGAATCCGTATCTGACCGTCGCGCTGCCGACCGGGCTCGGTATCACGCGCAACGCACTGATCGCGCGCGCGTCGTTATGCCTGATCGCAGTAGGCGGCGGCCTCGGCACGCTGTCCGAAATCGCGCTCGGTCTGCAGTGGGGCAAGCCGGTGTTCACGATTTGCGATGCACCGCAGGTGGCGGGCGTCGAATGCTTCGACGAAGCGGACCGGCTCGTCGCGCGTGTCGCGCAATGGCTGTCCGAATCGGCGTAGGTCGGCATCCCGCCTGACGGGATGTGTCGTATCCGGTGGTATCGGATGGTATCGATTGAATAAATAGGAATCCTCTACATGAAGAAGATCACATTCGCATTGTGCGTCGCCGGTGGCCTCTGCACCACTGCGCATGCGCAAGGCACCGTCACGCTCTACGGGATCGTCGACGCGGGGTTGGGGTACACGAGCAACCAGCGCGTCGCGACGGGCAAGGGTTCGCTCGGTTCGCCGGTCGCGTATCACGGCGCGTCGAGTTACAGCTTCGCGAGCGGGACGTGGTCCGGCAGCCGCTGGGGGCTGAAAGGCAAGGAAGACCTCGGCGACGGGCTCGCGGCCGTCTTCCAGATCGAGAACGGCTTCAACATCGGCACCGGGCAGCTCGGCCAGGGCGGCCGGATGTTCGGCCGCCAGGCGTGGCTGGGGCTGTCGAGCACGCGCTACGGCACATTGACGATGGGCCGGCAGTACGATCCGATCGTCGATTTCGTCGGCACGATCGGGCCGGGCTCGTTCCTGACCGGCATGGGTGCGCATCCGGGCGATCTCGACAACATCGACAACCAGGCGCGCGAGAACAACTCGGTCAAGTACGTGAGCCCGAAATTCGGCGGATTCACGTTCGGCGCGCTGTACGGCTTCGGCAACCAGGCGGGCAGTGCGAAAAACCAGAACACGTGGAGCGTCGGCGGCCAGTACGTGAACGGGCCGTTCGCGGTCGGCGCGGCGTACCTGTATGCGACCAATGCATTTGGCGCGAACGGCGGCGCATGGACCGGCTCGTACGACGGTACGTTCGCGTCGTCGATCAACGAAGGCTTTGCGTCGTCGAAGAGCATGCAGATCGTCGCGGCCGCGTCGACCTACCAGATCGGCGCGGTGACGCTGGGCCTGTCGTACAGCAACACGCAGTACCGGGCGGGCGCGTTCTCGACGTTCGCCGGCACGGCGACCTATAACTCGATCGGCGGCACGGCGTCGTGGCAGGTGTCGCCGGCGCTGCGTGTCGCGGCGGGCTACGACTTCACGCGCGGCAGTTCGGTCGACGGCGAAGCCGCGCCGAAGTATCACCAGCTGAACCTGGCCTCGTATTACTACCTGTCGAAGCGGACGGCGCTGTACGGCCTCGTCGGCTACCAGAAGGCGAGCGGCAAGACGCTCGATCCGTACGGCAACGTCGTCAACGCGACGGCGTCGGTCGGCGACGTCGGCAACGGCATCTCGTCCGCCGGCGACACGCAGACGCTCGTGCGGATCGGCGTGCGGCATACGTTCTGATCGCTAGGCGGAATTTTCTCCGGCGCTTTGATGCGGCCCTCGTGCGATACGGGGGCCGCTTTTTCATGCGCGGCGCGATGGCCGGCAGCGGTCACAGGAGTGATTGAATTTCGGGGCGCGCAGTACTTTGCCTCCGGCCCGGGCAAGTTGGTTTCTCCGGTGGCGGCGCGGAACCTGGCGACGTTCTGTCGAGCAACTCGACGATTGGGCGCAGACGTCGTTCCTGCCTGCGCCGAGCGCTGCGCCAACGCCGGCGCCACGCACACCGAAACGACGCGCCCGCGAAGATTCGACCACCGGCGAGTGCCAGGCAGGCCACTATCCCTGCGCCCCCAGCCGAATTTTTTCGCCGATGGCTCGCGCCGCGTGCTGCAACGGCTCCAGGCATGTGTCGAGGATCTGCCGTTCGCCGGCGAGGGGGAGTATCCATACGACGCAGAGGCAGGCAATCGCATGGTCTTGATCGAGTATCGGCACGGCCAGCGCCCCGAAGCGCTCCGGTGAGTCCTGGCTGGTGTGCGACGCGTTGCGCGTCGCGTAGCCTTGCCGGCGAACCTGCGCAATCATCCGGCTCGGTTCGTCCGCCTGCAATGCGGCCCGATCCGCTTCGTCTCGCGAGTGGCGCAGCGCGGCGAGGATCTCCTGCCGTTCCGCATCGGGGCAAAACGACAGATAACAGCGTCCGAGAGAGGATCGCAACATCGACGGGCGGGATCCGAGCACCCGCCAGTTGGCCGCGATGCTGTTGCGCGCGTGAGGGCCATCGAGACTGAGCATGGCGACGCCATCGCGCACGCCCATGTCGGTCGGCCAGGGCACACGGCGCTGCAGCGTTGCGCGTGGTTCCGATGCCAGTTCGGCAAGGCGTGCATGCCGGATGGTCGCGGGAGGCGGTGCCGAGGCTTGCGGCGCAAGTGCGTAGCGGCCGCTGTCGACGTGGTACTGAATCCATCCCGATTCACGAAGCGTTTTCAGCACGCGGGCCAGCGTTGCCTTGGGAAGCGCCGTTTGTGCCCGAAGCTCCGAAAACGTCGCGGCGCACGTGCCGTCCAGCGCAGTCAATACGTCCAGGCCGCGCTTCAGCGAATTGATCGATTTCACTCCTGAAACCTGGCTGCTTCGGAGCATGTCGGCGTCCTTTGGGTTCGCGTGGTGAAACTATACCTCGCACGCCTTTGCAGCATCCGACAGAATGCCTCGACTGCCGCCGCGACGATCGACGCCGACGAAATCGCAGGTGGCACATTCATTAAATGTGAAGAGGAGTCCGGAAGATGAATGTCGTCGTCGTCGGGGCGGGAGTCGTGGGCGTCACGACCGCCTATTTCCTGCAAGACAACGGATGCCAGGTCACGGTCGTCGACCGGCAAGCGGACCCGGCGATGGAATGCAGCCACGCCAACGGCGGCTTTCTGTCGGCCGGCCTGTCGGCACCGTGGTCCGCGCCGGGTGCGGTGGGGATGGCCTTCCGCTCGCTGTTCGACAGATCGGCGCCATTCAAGTGGCGGCCCGATTTCTCGCTGCGCCAGATCGCGTGGATGATGCGATCGCTCAAGGCGTGCCGGCCGGATCGATTCGCCGTCAACCGCGCGAGGCTGACGCGGCTCGCCATGTATTCCCACGTGTGCCGGCATGACATCGAATCCGCTGTCGGCATCGACTATCGTCGCAGCCAGGACGGTGTACTGCAGATCTACCGTGAGCCGGTGCCGCGCACGCTGGTGGACGGCCATGTCGGCTACCTCCACGCCATGGGGATCACCGGCGCGTTCCTGTCGCCCGAGCAGGTGTTCGCCATGGAGCCGGCATTGGCGCAATCGTCGCCGGGGCTTTTCGGCGCGTTGCATCTGCCCGGCGACCAGTCCGGGGATTGCCGGCGCTTCACCGGCGCGCTTGCGGCCGTCGTGCAGCGTCAGGGCGGCACGTTCCTGTGGAATACGCCGGTCGACCGCATCGAAATCGAAGCATCAGGGCGCTCGGGCACGCGCATCAAGCAGTTGATCTCGCACGACGTCGAATTGTCCGCCGATGCGGTTGTCATTGCCGCCGGCTGCGACACATCGATGCTGCTCGACCGGATCGTCCCGATGCCCGTGTATCCCGTCAAAGGCTACTCGATGACCGCCACGCTGCTCGACCCGGAGCGCGCGCCTCGACATTCGATGTTCGACTTCTCGTGCAAGACGGGGATTGCCCGCCTTGGCGACCAGATCCGGGTTTCCGGCATCGCCGAGGTCGTCGGCAACGATCATCGAATCGACCCGGCGCGATGCCGGCAACTGGCAAGCACCTTCGAAGCGATCTTCCCGAAGGCGGCGGATCTGGGCGCGCCGGCCTTCTGGACAGGATTTCGCCCCACCTTGCCCGACGGCGTGCCTTTCGTCTGCCCCACGCCGCTGGCCAACCTTTTCGTCAACGCCGGACACGGCGGCAGCGGATGGTCCACAGCGTGCGGGGCCGGCAAGCTGATGGCGGACATCGTCGTCGGCAACCGGCCCGAGCTCGATGCGATGGACTACGCATTGCGGCGGCCGGACTGATCGCGCTGCCCGGCAACATGACCGTGCCTGCATGCCGGTTCGCCTTCGCCGCGTTGCCCTGACGACATATCACGCCGGCCCATGCGCCCGGCAAGGAGAAAAACGTTGACCATCCTGATCACGGGAGCGGGCCTGATCGGCCGGCTGACTGCCGCGCAGTTGCGCGCGCAAGGGGAAACCGTCCTGCTGGCGGACATCCGGCCGGCGACGGGCGACGATGCGGGCGGCCTCCCTTTCGTCCAGGCGGACGTGACCGACTGGCCCGGCCTGTGCGATCTGATCCGGCAGCACGGCGTGCGCTCGATCGTGCATACCGCCGCGATGCTGACGCCTGCAATCCGGCGCGACCCGCTGGCCGGCGTGCGGACCAACATCATGGGGACTGTTCATGTACTGGAGGCGTCCCGGCTGTTTGCGCTGCGAAGGGTGGTGATCGCGAGTTCCACCATCGTCACGTACTCGACGTTCGGATCATTGCCGCCGACGCCGATTCCGGAGGATTTCGCCAGCCTGTCGGTCAGCGAACGGCCGGGCAGTCTCTATGCATGCACCAAGGTGGCGGGCGAGCACCTGGCGCTGGCCTATGCGCAGCAATACCAGGTGGATGCCTGCGTGCTCCGTTATGCGGCGGTATTGGGCGACGAGCCGGAAGGGGCGTCCAGCGTGCCAGGAAGGATGCTCGAATGCCTGTTGCACGCGGGCCGAAACGGCATTCCGGCCCGATACGACGATCAGTGCCTGCTCTGGGGCGGCCGCGAGGAGTTCATCGACGCGCGCGATTGCGCGGCCGCGACGGTCGCCGCACTGCGGGTAACGAACCCGACGCAGCGCGTCTACAACGTCGCCACCGGCCGTCACGTCACCTTCGACGAACTCGTCGCGATCGTGAGGCGGCACTTTCCCGCGCTGCGCGTCGAAGGCGTACCGCTTCCACGAGGCGGCTTGTCCGGTTTCGCGTTCCAGCGGCCCGCGCCGTCGGATGTCGGCGCGGCCTGGCGCGAGCTGGGCTTTCGCGCCCGCTATTCGCTCGAAGACACGGTCGCGCATCTGGTCGGCGCGGGCTGAGCCTTGCGGGAAGGGGCTATCTGCGCGACATCACGCAACACGACAAGACCGGGACGTCGATCCCGAAAGGAGGAGCCATGAATAACCGTTCTGCCAGATGGTGGGGCGTGCTTGCGTTGTTTGCAGTCGCCGCCATCTCGTACGTCGACCGTATCAATATCGCGGTGCTGGTCACCGATAGCCGCTTCCTGCAGCATTTCGGCCTGGCCGCAGAGGACCGCGTCTCCCAGGGATGGCTGGCCACGGCCTTCATGCTCGGCTACGGGTTCTCGTCATTCCTGTTGACGCCGCTTTGCGCCGCGCGCCTTGGCGTCCGTCGAAGCCTGCTGTGCGGGCTGGCCTTCTGGGGCGTGATCAACGGCGCGGCGCCGATGTTCAGTTCCTACGACATGCTGCTGGCATCCCGCGTATTGCTCGGTATCGCCGAAGGGCCGCTGTTTCCGCTGGCATCCGCCTATATCAAGACGCATTTCGACGCCGCCGAAAACGGCAAGCCGAATGCGCTCGTCAACATGGGCACCGGCGTCGGGCTCGCGATCGGTTATCCGCTGGTGGGTCACCTCGTCGCCGGTCTTCGTTGGGAAGGCTCGTTCTACGCGATCGGGCTGCTCAATGCCGTGTTGGGCATCCCGCTGGTGCTGGCGTTCGTGCACACGCGGCGAGGTACGGGGGGCGAGACGTCCATGCTGCCTGCGGCCGCCCGAACCGACAGCATGATGCGTGGCGCGCTGCGGACGGAACATCTGGCCTGCCTGACGCTACTGACTTCGGCGATGCTCGCTTATCTGTGGGGGAGCGGCAACTGGCTGCCCACCTACCTGAAGGAAGCGCGCGGCTTCTCGCTGAAGGAAATGGGGTGGCTCGCGTCGCTGCCGCAGTATGCGCTCGTGCTGGGCATGTTCCTGGGCGGGCTGCTGCTGGATCGCCTGCGTCGGGACCGGCGCCCGGTTGTGTTCATCGTCGCGAGCGCATGCGTGGCCGTTTTCACGCTGATCGCCATCAGCACGACGGCCCCCTATCTGGCCATCTGCGGATTGATTGCCGCGAATCTGTGCTGCGGGTTGTTTCTCCCGGCCATTCCGAGCACCGCGCAACGTCTCGCGCGTCAGGAGCATATCGCCGGCGCGTTCGGCATCATCAACGGCGTCGGCAGTCTCGTCGCGAGCCTCATGCCGACCCTGATGGGCGGGGTGATCGGTGCCGTCTCCGCCTCCAGCGGACGGGCCGCCGGCTTCTTCGCCGGATTCTCGCTGCTGATTGGCGCGCAGTGCGTCGTGCTGGCGTGCGGCGTGCGGCTTTGGGTCGGCGAGCGGGAAAAGTATGCGGCGCGTTCTCGCGCCGACCGAGTTCCGGGCTGAACAAGGCGGTGTGCGCTGCGCCGCCGCGAACGGCGCGGCGCGCCTGCTTCACGCGCCTGCTTCACCGCAAACAGCGTCAGGTTCATGAAGATCTTGAACGCGTAGCCGAGCGTGACAGTGCTACACCGTCCGCACCCCGCCGTTCACCCCGCCACCGGCCCGTCCAGTTCCTCGGCTCGCGCGAACAGCCAGTCGACGAACGTGCGCAGCGCGGGATCGTCGTCGTTGCGATACAGGCAATGAAACGGCGGCCCTTCCAGGTGGACTTCCGGAAACAGCGCGACGAGCCGGCCGCTCGCGAGATCGTCGCGGACCACCGCGCGCGGCGCGAGGCACACGCCGAGCCCGCTCGCGGCGGCCTTGGTCAGCAAAAAGAACTCGCGATAAAACGGCCCGCGCAGTGTCTCGGTGACGTCCGTGCCGGCCTGGTGGAACCAGTATTGCCATGCCTGCGGCAGCCCCGCGTAATGCAGCAGCGGCGCGTTGCGCAGGTCCGACGGCACGCGCGCCTGTTCGAGCACCGGATGGCCGGGCGCGCATACCGGCACCGCGACGG comes from Burkholderia pyrrocinia and encodes:
- a CDS encoding NAD-dependent epimerase/dehydratase family protein — translated: MTILITGAGLIGRLTAAQLRAQGETVLLADIRPATGDDAGGLPFVQADVTDWPGLCDLIRQHGVRSIVHTAAMLTPAIRRDPLAGVRTNIMGTVHVLEASRLFALRRVVIASSTIVTYSTFGSLPPTPIPEDFASLSVSERPGSLYACTKVAGEHLALAYAQQYQVDACVLRYAAVLGDEPEGASSVPGRMLECLLHAGRNGIPARYDDQCLLWGGREEFIDARDCAAATVAALRVTNPTQRVYNVATGRHVTFDELVAIVRRHFPALRVEGVPLPRGGLSGFAFQRPAPSDVGAAWRELGFRARYSLEDTVAHLVGAG
- a CDS encoding MFS transporter → MNNRSARWWGVLALFAVAAISYVDRINIAVLVTDSRFLQHFGLAAEDRVSQGWLATAFMLGYGFSSFLLTPLCAARLGVRRSLLCGLAFWGVINGAAPMFSSYDMLLASRVLLGIAEGPLFPLASAYIKTHFDAAENGKPNALVNMGTGVGLAIGYPLVGHLVAGLRWEGSFYAIGLLNAVLGIPLVLAFVHTRRGTGGETSMLPAAARTDSMMRGALRTEHLACLTLLTSAMLAYLWGSGNWLPTYLKEARGFSLKEMGWLASLPQYALVLGMFLGGLLLDRLRRDRRPVVFIVASACVAVFTLIAISTTAPYLAICGLIAANLCCGLFLPAIPSTAQRLARQEHIAGAFGIINGVGSLVASLMPTLMGGVIGAVSASSGRAAGFFAGFSLLIGAQCVVLACGVRLWVGEREKYAARSRADRVPG
- a CDS encoding porin, which produces MKKITFALCVAGGLCTTAHAQGTVTLYGIVDAGLGYTSNQRVATGKGSLGSPVAYHGASSYSFASGTWSGSRWGLKGKEDLGDGLAAVFQIENGFNIGTGQLGQGGRMFGRQAWLGLSSTRYGTLTMGRQYDPIVDFVGTIGPGSFLTGMGAHPGDLDNIDNQARENNSVKYVSPKFGGFTFGALYGFGNQAGSAKNQNTWSVGGQYVNGPFAVGAAYLYATNAFGANGGAWTGSYDGTFASSINEGFASSKSMQIVAAASTYQIGAVTLGLSYSNTQYRAGAFSTFAGTATYNSIGGTASWQVSPALRVAAGYDFTRGSSVDGEAAPKYHQLNLASYYYLSKRTALYGLVGYQKASGKTLDPYGNVVNATASVGDVGNGISSAGDTQTLVRIGVRHTF
- a CDS encoding ABC transporter permease — translated: MRVSSMQRGILRRYGAVPAAGLFAVCFVLPLAALVGAAFDGGGRAFAAVFGDPLVADAIVRSLALAIGAGTLSVAVGVPVAFALAGQSPARRRWSLALLGVPLAFSGLVIAYGFILVFGRAGFVTMLLASLGADPTVVGGAIYSMPGLAFAYAYYLIPRVALILYPALANLDRRPLEAALTLGARPWRAWFDVAWRELWPSVASAWCLVTAIALGTYGTALALAGTQINILPLLMYLKLSDGQTDFSQAAVLSIVLTALCTCVLALGEGLARQRRH
- a CDS encoding extracellular solute-binding protein → MSARRLFLHAMRRRLLALCAFATLAPALAHAAPLYPGEDALYEKAADEGLVVSFDTGPEWANWKSLFAEFRKRYPKVEITYNDIGSAATVVALDKSRRRPQADTAYYFAASALDATAKDVVAPFKPVNFDKLPAVFRAADGRWFAVHSLNIAFLVNRKLVKDVPQRWSDLLKPEYRNAVVYLDPRSTGQGQVAVFAAAYASGGSVDNPKPGAEFFGKLKNAGNVLRVEGTTPYAKFVKGEIPILIGYENDGLKAKYADGMGDAAEVVIPQDGSVSAPYAMSLVKNGPNPAAAQLWLNLVMSDVGQALFAQGYVRPVVPGTPVAREVAAKLPNAPQVRPLDVAKAATRKAEVDQLWSQATLGK
- a CDS encoding helix-turn-helix domain-containing protein gives rise to the protein MLRSSQVSGVKSINSLKRGLDVLTALDGTCAATFSELRAQTALPKATLARVLKTLRESGWIQYHVDSGRYALAPQASAPPPATIRHARLAELASEPRATLQRRVPWPTDMGVRDGVAMLSLDGPHARNSIAANWRVLGSRPSMLRSSLGRCYLSFCPDAERQEILAALRHSRDEADRAALQADEPSRMIAQVRRQGYATRNASHTSQDSPERFGALAVPILDQDHAIACLCVVWILPLAGERQILDTCLEPLQHAARAIGEKIRLGAQG
- a CDS encoding TIGR00725 family protein, which translates into the protein MPVGVIGPRDATELQLRMAERIAHGLAAAGVALVGGGKQGVMEAAARGAHAAGGCAIGLLPEDDAQHANPYLTVALPTGLGITRNALIARASLCLIAVGGGLGTLSEIALGLQWGKPVFTICDAPQVAGVECFDEADRLVARVAQWLSESA
- a CDS encoding D-amino acid dehydrogenase, with protein sequence MNVVVVGAGVVGVTTAYFLQDNGCQVTVVDRQADPAMECSHANGGFLSAGLSAPWSAPGAVGMAFRSLFDRSAPFKWRPDFSLRQIAWMMRSLKACRPDRFAVNRARLTRLAMYSHVCRHDIESAVGIDYRRSQDGVLQIYREPVPRTLVDGHVGYLHAMGITGAFLSPEQVFAMEPALAQSSPGLFGALHLPGDQSGDCRRFTGALAAVVQRQGGTFLWNTPVDRIEIEASGRSGTRIKQLISHDVELSADAVVIAAGCDTSMLLDRIVPMPVYPVKGYSMTATLLDPERAPRHSMFDFSCKTGIARLGDQIRVSGIAEVVGNDHRIDPARCRQLASTFEAIFPKAADLGAPAFWTGFRPTLPDGVPFVCPTPLANLFVNAGHGGSGWSTACGAGKLMADIVVGNRPELDAMDYALRRPD